Genomic window (Microbacterium oxydans):
CTCGACGTCTACGCATCCATCCCGCTGAGCGACCAGCGGGCGGCGTACAAGCAGGAGGACTTCCACGAGATCCTCACGGAGATCGCCGGGAACACCCTCGAGATCACCTGGGCGCCGAACACGACCATCGCGTTCAGCAACTACGTCGATGAGATCGGGCGGGCGATCACCGCGGGCACCTCGTTCCGCGATGCCCTGTCGAAGACCCAGGACGCCGTGATCGCCGACCTGGAATCCAGCGGGTTCGACGTCAAGTAGCCCCGTGGGGCGGCGCCGGTGTGCGCCGCCCCACAACGGAAGGAATCCCTCATGTCCGTTCTCTCAGACGAGAAGCTCGCCCCGGCCGCTGTCGCGCCGTCGCGGGCCGCAGGACGACGGCCCTCACGTCGTCCCCGCGCGCCCTACGCGTTCGTCCTCCCCGCGGCGCTCCTGTTCCTCGCGTTCTATCTGATCCCCCTCGGGTACGCGATCTACCTCAGCTTCCGCGGCGCCAAGGTCAGCGGCGGCGGCGGATACGGTACCCGCGAGGAGACGTGGGTCGGCCTCGAGAACTACGCCAATGTGCTCACCGACCCCGAGCTCCTCGCAAGCCTGGTGCGCCTCCTGCAATACGGCCTCATCACCGTGCCCATCACCCTGGGGGGTGCGCTCCTGATCGCCCTCCTCCTGGACGCGCCCCGTGCGCGCTTCGTGACGGCATCCCGCACCGCGATCTTCGCGCCCTATGCGGTGCCGGGGATCATCGCCTCCATCATGTGGGGCTTCCTCTTCCTGCCGTCGACCAGCCCGCTCAACGCGATCCTGAAGAGCCTCGGGCTGCCGACGCTCAACCTGCTGGACAGTTCCTGGGTGATCGGCTCGCTCGCCAACATCGCGATCTGGGGCGCGCTCGGATTCAACATGATCATCCTCTACACCGCGCTCCGTTCGGTCCCGATGGAGATCTACGATTCGGCGCGCGTGGACGGCTGCAGCGAGTGGCAGATCGCCTGGCGGATCAAGATCCCGCTGATCGCTCCGTCGCTGGTGCTGACCTCGCTGTTCTCGCTGATCGCCACACTCCAGGTGTACAGCGAGCCGACCACGCTTCGCCCGCTGACGAGCGCGATCACGTCCACCTTCTTCCCCCTCATGAAGGTGTATCGCGACGCGTTCACCAATGATCAGATCAATGCTGCTGCCGCCATGGCCGTGGTCATCACCGTGGGCACGCTGGTCGCCTCCCTCGGGTTGCTGCGCCTCGTGCAGGGCAAGACGAACGGAGACGAGCGATGACCACCGCCACGCAGATCGTCGGTCGGCGCCTCACCCGCGTGCCCGTGACCGACGCCCCCGTCGGGCGCTCGCACAAGGGCGCCTTCTGGCCCACGTTCGCGCTGATCGCGGGCGCCCTGTACTGCCTCTTCCCGCTGGTGTGGGTCGTGATCGCCTCCACGAAGAGCTCGCGCGAGCTGTTCACCACGTCGACGCTGCTTCCCGGCACCGGGCTGTGGGACAACCTCACCACCCTGTTCGCCTACAACGACGGCGTCTACGTGAAGTGGGCGCTGAACACGGTGCTGTTCGCCGGCGTCGGCGGGCTCGCCTCGATGGTCGTCAGCGGACTGGCCGGATACGCATTCGCAAAGTTCGAGTTCCGCGGCAAGGGACTGCTGTTCAAGCTCCTGCTCGCCGGTGTGCTGGTGCCCGGGATCACCCTCGCCATCCCGCAGTACTTCATCATGGCGGGGCTCGGTCTGACCAACACGTACTGGTCGGTGCTGCTGCCGATGCTGATCAGCCCGTTCGGGATCTTCCTCGCGCGGATCTACGCCGCGTCCTCCGTGCCCGACGAGACGCTGGAGGCCGCGCGGCTCGATGGTGCCAGCGAGTTCGCGATCCTGCGCAAGATCACCTTCCCGATCATGCTGCCCGGACTCGTCACGGTGTTCATGCTGCAGTTCGTCGCGATCTGGAACAACTTCCTGCTCCCGTACCTGATGCTCTCGGGCGAGGACAAGTACCCGCTCACCGTCGGCCTGTTCACCCTGGTCAGCCGCGGCACCAATGAGCCCGCGCTCCATACCGCGGTGATCACGGGTTCCGCGCTCGCCGTGATTCCGCTCGTGCTGCTGATGCTCTGGCTCTCCCGGTACTGGCGTCTCGATCTGATCAGCGGAGGGCTGAAGGGATGACGTCGTTCACGGCCCCGCGCGCACTCGGCCGGACCGGGACGGAGATATCGAGCATCACGGTGGGTGCCGCCGGATGGCAGCGACGGGCCGACGGCAGCGGCCCGACGCCCGAGGAGACCTCAGCGCTCGCGCGGGAGATCCTCGCCCACCCCTGGATCACAGCGCTCGACACCTCCAACAACTACGGCGGCGGGCAGAGCGAGCGCCGCGTGGGAGTCGCCCTCGACGACGCGGGCGGGATCCCTCCGGGGTTCGTGCTCAGCACGAAGGCGGATCGACACGGCCGGACCGGCGACTTCTCGGGCGAGCGCATGCGACGCTCGCTGGAGGAGAGCCTGGCGCGGCTGGGCATCGATCGTTTCCCTCTTCTCTTCCTCCACGACCCGGAGAACACCACCTGGTCGGCCGCCACAGCCCATGACGGGCCCGTCGCCGCGCTCGTGCAGGCGCGGGACGAGGGCTTGATCGCGCACCTGGGCGTCTCGGGTGGGAACTGCACGATGCTGGAGGAGTTCGTGCGCCTCGGCGAGTTCGAGGCCGTCATCAGCCACAACCGGTACACGCTCGTGGATCGTTCGGCCGAGTCGCTCCTGGAGGCGGCGGGGGAAGTCGGTGTCGGCGTGTTCAACGCGGCCCCCTACGGAGGCGGCCTGCTGACCGCGTATCCGTTCTGGACCGCTCGGTACGCGTACGGTGATGCCGAGCCCGATGTGCTCCGTGCGGCGACGGAATTCGGCGAGATCGCGGCGCGTCACGGCGTGGATCTCGGAGCGGTCTCCCTGCAGTTCTCGCTGCGCGATCCGCGGATCACCTCGACGATCGTGGGCATGCGGACCCGAGAGGACCTGCGTCGCACCGAAGCGCTTGTCGCTGCGCCGGTTCCGGAGGCACTCTGGGAGGAGATCGCGTCCGTGCGGCTGGATCCCGGCACCTGGCAGGACGCCCTGATCCCCTGGGTGCGGGAGTGACCTCGCACCCAGCATGACGAAGGCCCGGTCCTCAGCGACCGGGCCTTCGTCGCCATCCTGCGTCAGCCGCGCGGTGCGTCGTTCCAGGACCAGATGTCGTCGCCGCGCAGGACCGCGTCGGCGCCGCCGTCGCAGTAGATGGTCTGACCGGCCATGTGCGTGTTCGCCGGGCTCGTCAGCCACACCAGGAGCTCGGCGATGGACGAGGCCGGCTGGTGGTAGTTCAGCGGCATCGGGACCGCCGCGTCGACCTGCGCGAGACCTTCGGGGCTCGCGAGCAGACCCGCGGTCATCGCCGTGGTGACCGTGCCCGGGGCGACGGCGTTGAGCGGGATGCCGGCGCCGGCCCAGGCCGGGGTGACGGATTCGCGGCGCACCCAGCGCGACAGCGCGCGCTTGCTCGACGAGTAGTTGAGGAATCCGGCCTCGGGGGTGGTCGCGAGCTGGTCGCCGATCGACAGCGCCAGCGTCTCATCGCCGCTCAGGGCGGCGTCGACGAGCTCGGGCGAGACCGGCTGCAGCGACGCCATGGACGACACCACGGCGGCGCGCGGCTGGTCGGCGAGGCTCAGCGTCGGCAGAAGCGCCTCCAGGAACTCGGTCACGCCGAAGTAGTTGATGGCCATCGTCTTGGAGATCGGCGCGGCGATGCCGGCGCACGCGACGACCGCGTCGACCGTGCCGCCGGCGGCCGCGACGGCGGCATCCGCAGCCGCCTTGCGGCCGTCCGGGGTCGACAGGTCGCCTTCGACCTCGGTGCCGGCGAGGTCGACTCCGATCACCGTGTGGCCCTGCGTGCGCAGCAGCTCGGTGGTGGCTGCACCGATGCCGGAGGCGGCGCCGGTGACGATGTACGTGCGTGTCATGTTTCCTCCTTGGGGGTGGCGACGTCGGTGGAGACGCCATGAGACGGCTGCGTGCTCGTGCGGGAAAGGGCGGCGACGAATCGCGTGAGCTGCGCCTGGAACTGCTCGACCTCACGCGCATCCCAACCGTCCAGCGCGTCGTCGACCATCCGATGTCCGGCGGCGACCAGGCGTGCGTAGGCCTGGTCGCCGGCATCCGTCAACCGCACCTCGACCGTGCGTCCGGAGCGGACCCGATCGACGATGCCCTGCGCCTCCAGCCGGGAGACCAGCTTGGACGTGGTCGGGCGCGACATCGATCCGCGCTCGGCGAGCTGTCCGAATCCCATCGCCCCGCCGTTGAGGCCGAGGAGGTACACCGCGCGGATGCCGGTGGGGTCGAGCGCGACGCCGACGCCTTCCGCGACCAGCGCCTGCACGTCGCTCTCGGTCCATTCGGATACGACCCGGACGAGCGCGACGTGGATGCCTGCGACACCGTCTGCGACCGTCATACCGCCAGTCTACGCCTTTAGTTGCCTGAGGCAACTGTGCGTGGCGGGGTCGCCGATTCGGCCGCGGCTGCCGGACGCCGGGGGATCCAGCAGGAGACGGTCGCGCGGTAGGCGCGGAACTCCGGCCCGAACCGTTCCTCCAGGTCTGCTTCCTCGAGCGGCCGCACCAGCGTGTTCCAGACCAGGGAGCCGGCGAGGGCGTAGACGACCACGAGCCACGAGCCCGCGATCAGGCCGATCGCCACGCCCTGTCCGATCCCGCCGACCGCCATCGGGTTGCGGACGAACCGGTACGGGCCGGAGATCACGAGCCGGCGCGGCATCTCCGAGGGCAGCGGGGTCCCGGCGCCGCGCACGGACATCGCCGCCGACGACCACAGCGACAGGGCGAGTGCTGCGGCGAACAGGACCACTCCGCCGACGCGAAGGACGGCCGGGAAGTCCAGGTGCAGCCCCCAGCGCAGCTCCAGCGCCAGGATGATGCCGGGGATCACGATGAGGAAGATCCCCGAGAACACGAGGGTCTGCAGCGCGGCCTTCGTGACGAGGGCTCCGGTCGTGGTCGGCGCTGCCGGCCGGAAGCGGAACGGACCGATCAGCAGCCACTCCGAGGGCAATCGCCCCACGAGCACGACGATCCCGGCGGCCGTCGAGCCGGCCGCTGCCGCCACCATCAGCAGAGCGCCCCACCCCGTGGTCGCCGTCACCGTGGCGTACAGGACCATGCCGGCCGCGACGAGCATCGTCCAGGGCGCCACGATCCAGGCGACGAACCGGAGCCCGCAGGCGACCAGTGCGGAGGCGATCACGAACAGTGGGATGTCCAGCGCGGCCAGGAGTCCGACGTCGAGCGTGCCCAGCGTCGCGGATCGCACCCAGGGAAGAGTGAACACCCCGACCCACCAGGCCGCACCCGCGAGCGCCTGGGCGGCGAAGTACACGCGTTCCCACATCACGGCGCGTGTCCCGGCATCCGTCCCGGCCGAGTCCGCCGGTCGCCGGGTCGCCTCCATGCGGCCAGTCTAGGTCGGCCGCCCGCTCCCCCGAACAGGCGGCCGCACCCTCAGTTGAACAGGACGACCAGGTACACGGCGAACGTCACCAGGTGGGCCGCGCCGTGCATCGCGGTGACCCGCTTGGCGGCGAAGGTCGTCACCGAGAGCAGCAGCGTGACCCCGAGCATGAGAAGGTTCGCCGGCGACTCCGCGAGCACCACGGTCTGACCCGTGAACATCCCGATGATCAGCACCGCGGGGATCGTGAGGCCGACCGTCGAGACGAGCGCACCGTGGCAGAGGTTGTTGACCCGCTGGGCCTCTCCCCCGAGCGCGGCGCGCACAGCCGTGATCGACTCCGGAAGGAACACGATGCCCGCGATGAGCACACCCGCGAGGGCGACCGGGGCGCCGAGGCGACCCAGGCCGTCGTCGAGCAGCGCCGCCATGTCGTGCGACAGCAGCACGATCGGGATGACCGTGACCACCAGCAGCGCGAGGCGGACGAGGACCTCCGTGCGGTGCTCGGCCAGCACCTGGCGGATCCCGCCGGTGGACTCCGCCTTCTCCTGACGCTGTGCGCTCTGCAGCAGACGCGGGTCGACCTCGGTGAAGTCGCTCGCCTGCGCACCCATCTGCCGGTAGAGGAAGAACGCGTAGAGCACCAGCGTCAGGATGATGATCGGGATCTCCTGCGCGGTCGTGTACGAGCCGTCCGTGCCGATGAGGGCGGGGAGGCCGAACGCGAGGGCGACGAGCACCACCAGCATCGACAGGTACGCCGAGGTGCCGGTCCGGTTGTGCGCCATGCCGCGATGACGCAGTCCGCCGAGCAGCAGAGCGAGTCCGATGACGAGGTTCAGGATGATCATGGCGACGGCCATGACCGAGTCGCGCGCGATGGTCGCATGCTCGCCCGGGCCGAGCATGACCGCCGAGATCAGGATGACCTCGATCAGCACGATCGACAGCGTCAGGACCAGTGAGCCGTAGGGGTCGCCGAGCCGGTGCGCGAGGGCTTCGGCCTGCTTCACGACGCCGAACGCGCACACGAGGATCACGGCGATGATGACGCCGAGCGCGATGATGAGGACCGGGGCGGGCACAGGGGGCTCGAGCACCGGGTGGAGAAGGAGGAGCGCCGCGAAGGCACCCCATCCCAGGAGGACGCGGACGACGTCGGTGACGCCGATCAGCTGCTTCAGTTCCGTGCGTGACATCGCCGGACTCCTTCGAGGTGGGGCCGTCCCCGAATGAAAACGACGTCCGGGTCGTCCCGGACGCAGCGCTGTGTCAGCGCACTGCATCTGATGGTACGCGGTCGATGCCGATGGGTGACCTCGGCTTCGACGGCGGTGACGTCACTCCTGGGCGGAGGAGTGGGAGAGCGCGTGGATGTAGCGTTCCACGTCGCGGCGGAAGGCCGTCTCGCGGTGTCGACGACGCTCGACGCAGGCCCACTGCGCGGTGGCCCAGACGAGGAAGCCCGCGGAGAGCACGAGCTCGAGCCAGATCCCTCGAGCTCCGACGGAGAGCGCCGCAGCGCTGACCATCGTGAACGCGACGATGCACAGCGCGAGTGTGGCGCGGGCGGCCCGAGGTTCACGGGAGACGACCCAGAAGGGCCAGGCGGACGGGTGGTTCACGGGAGACTCCCCTCGGGGTCGTCCCCGGTCTGTCTCGCCGCCGGAGGTCGTCCTCCGTCGTCATTCCACCATCCAGGGTAGCAAATCGGCGCCGTTCCGTCTCGGGCCCCCCACCTCGCGCAGGCCGTCACGTTCTCTGGTAGCTTGGCGGCAGGTTCACCTCACGAACCTGCGGACGAGGGCGCAGTACCCGCAAAGCGACAAGACTGACCAGAAGGTCGTCTCGTGTTGCCCTGTGCGTGTGGAATCGCCCCGCATCCTCCTCGCCGTCCCTCGCGGACGCCTCCTCTTCGCGCGTCGCGACCGCCGCTCCCCCGGTGCCGTCCGACGATGCGCTCCCTGCTGCCTGCCGTCCGTGAACTCCCTGGCCCCCACGACCGAAGAGGATCGCACCATGTCCCGTGAGTCCCCGACTCTCGACCAGACGGCCCCGAAGAAGTCACCGCCCCTCGGCGGACGCTTCGTCGGCGCCGCCTCGAACTACATCGACGAGCGCACCAGCGTCTCCGGCCTTCTCAAGGAGCTGAGCCGGAAGGTCTTCCCCGACCACTGGTCGTTCATGCTCGGCGAGATCGCGCTGTGGGCGTTCGTGGTGGTGTTCATCTCCGGCACGTTCCTCACCTTCTTCTTCCAGGCCTCGATGGTGCCGACGCACTACACCGGTGCCTACGCCCCGATGCGCGGGATGGAGATGACCGCGGCCTTCGACTCGGCGTTGCGGATCTCGTTCGACATCCGCGGCGGGCTCCTGGTTCGCCAGATCCACCACTGGGCGGCGCTCGTGTTCGTGGCCGGCATCGGCCTCCACATGCTGCGGGTGTTCTTCACGGGCGCGTTCCGCAAGCCTCGCGAGCTCAACTGGGTGATCGGGTTCATCCTGTTCATCCTGGCGATGGCCGAGGGCTTCACCGGGTACTCGCTCCCGGACGACCTGCTCTCCGGCAACGGTCTGCGCATCATCGATGGGATGATCAAGGGTCTCCCGCTGATCGGCACCTGGACCTCGTTCATGCTGTTCGGCGGCGAGTTCCCCGGAACCGACATCATCGGGCGCCTGTACACGCTGCACATCCTCATCCTGCCGATGCTCGTCATCGCGCTGATCGTCGTGCATCTGATGCTGATGATCATCAACAAGCACACGCAGTTCGCGGGACCGGGCCGCACGAACGACAACGTCGTGGGCTACCCGATGATGCCGGTGTACGCGGCGAAGATGGGCGGGTTCTTCTTCATCGTCTTCGGTGTGATCGTGGTGCTCGGCACGTTCTTCCAGATCCTGCCGTTCTGGATCTACGGGCCGTACGACCCCTCGCCGATCTCGGCGGGAACCCAGCCGGACTGGTACATCGGCTTCGCGGACGGTGCCCTGCGACTGGCGCCTCCCAACTGGGACGTCGTGATGTTCGACCGCACCTGGTCGTTCGGCATCATCGTGCCGGTGGTGGTGATGGGCCTGTTCATCGTGACGGTCGCGATCTACCCGTTCCTCGAGGCGTGGATCACGGGCGACAAGCGCGAGCACCACATCGCAGAGCGCCCGCGCAACGCCGCCACCCGTACGGCGATCGGCGTCGCCGGCATGATCTTCTATGCCGTGCTGTGGGCCGCGGCTTCCTCCGACCTCATCGCGACGCACTTCATGCTCACGATGGAGGGCGTCATCCACTCCCTGCAGGCGCTGCTTCTGATCGGCCCGCTGAGCGGCTACTTCGTCACGAAGCGCATCTGCATCGCGCTGCAGAAGAAAGACCGTGAGATCGTGCTGCACGGCTTCGAGTCCGGCCGCATCGTGCGTCTCCCCGGCGGCGAGTTCGTGGAGGTGCACCAGCCGGTCGACGAGTACGACCGGTGGAAGCTCATCGACGTCGAGAGCTACGAGCCCCTCGTGGTGCGTCCGAACGCGAAGGGCCGCATCCCGTGGACGGAGAACGTGCGCTCCGCCGTCTCCCGCTGGTTCTTCGAAGACCGCCTCGTCCCTCTCACGCAGGCCGACATCGATGCGGCCGACGCGCACGGCGGCCACGGGCACCAGGAAGAACTGGCGGAGGGCGGACCCACGGCCGAGGTGGCGGGCAGCGGGAATGCTGAAGGTCGACAGGACTGATCGGTGGCGCCCGAGTGCGGCGTTCGGACTGTGCGTGTCCGGCGTCGCGCTCGGGTTCCTCCTCGGTGGCTTCCAGGGCGCATTCGGGGTCTTCCTCGTCGCCGTCGGCATCATGGCGGTCCGCGGATCCCGGACGCGGAGGGCTTCCATTCCGCGAGCGGCATGCGACTTCGTCCTGCGGGGGACGGACGAGCAGCCGATCGCCACGATGCTGTTCCGGCTGCGCGATGACACCGACGGGATGAGGGAGCACCTCCGGACGCACGGCTGGAGCCTCCTCGAACCTCCCCACGACGGACCGCTGACTCCCGTGCGCGGGGTCGGAGTCGAGTTCCGCGGCGACCGGAGTCTGGTGGTTCATGATGTGCGCGGCATCCGTCCTCACGAGACCCTCATCGCCGATCAGCTGAGTGGGCTTCCCGCGAACTGGGGGCGCGCCGCCGAGGAATCGGGCTACGTCCTGCTCCTCGTCGACGACGGCGGAACCGCGTCCGCGACGGCGTCCGGTGTCGGGGCGTATGCGCTCCTGCAGGGTGCCCACCTGTCTGCCTGAGGGGCGTGCGGACGTGGGTGCGCTCGGGGTTTCCGAGGGATCCTCGACCGCCCTTCGGTGGCCTTTCCGGACGCAAATAATTTCCCGGTCACAGAGAAATTTGACTTCCCCGGGGTTCTCGCTATGGTCGGAGGTTA
Coding sequences:
- a CDS encoding carbohydrate ABC transporter permease — protein: MSVLSDEKLAPAAVAPSRAAGRRPSRRPRAPYAFVLPAALLFLAFYLIPLGYAIYLSFRGAKVSGGGGYGTREETWVGLENYANVLTDPELLASLVRLLQYGLITVPITLGGALLIALLLDAPRARFVTASRTAIFAPYAVPGIIASIMWGFLFLPSTSPLNAILKSLGLPTLNLLDSSWVIGSLANIAIWGALGFNMIILYTALRSVPMEIYDSARVDGCSEWQIAWRIKIPLIAPSLVLTSLFSLIATLQVYSEPTTLRPLTSAITSTFFPLMKVYRDAFTNDQINAAAAMAVVITVGTLVASLGLLRLVQGKTNGDER
- a CDS encoding carbohydrate ABC transporter permease, which encodes MTTATQIVGRRLTRVPVTDAPVGRSHKGAFWPTFALIAGALYCLFPLVWVVIASTKSSRELFTTSTLLPGTGLWDNLTTLFAYNDGVYVKWALNTVLFAGVGGLASMVVSGLAGYAFAKFEFRGKGLLFKLLLAGVLVPGITLAIPQYFIMAGLGLTNTYWSVLLPMLISPFGIFLARIYAASSVPDETLEAARLDGASEFAILRKITFPIMLPGLVTVFMLQFVAIWNNFLLPYLMLSGEDKYPLTVGLFTLVSRGTNEPALHTAVITGSALAVIPLVLLMLWLSRYWRLDLISGGLKG
- a CDS encoding aldo/keto reductase translates to MTSFTAPRALGRTGTEISSITVGAAGWQRRADGSGPTPEETSALAREILAHPWITALDTSNNYGGGQSERRVGVALDDAGGIPPGFVLSTKADRHGRTGDFSGERMRRSLEESLARLGIDRFPLLFLHDPENTTWSAATAHDGPVAALVQARDEGLIAHLGVSGGNCTMLEEFVRLGEFEAVISHNRYTLVDRSAESLLEAAGEVGVGVFNAAPYGGGLLTAYPFWTARYAYGDAEPDVLRAATEFGEIAARHGVDLGAVSLQFSLRDPRITSTIVGMRTREDLRRTEALVAAPVPEALWEEIASVRLDPGTWQDALIPWVRE
- a CDS encoding SDR family oxidoreductase; its protein translation is MTRTYIVTGAASGIGAATTELLRTQGHTVIGVDLAGTEVEGDLSTPDGRKAAADAAVAAAGGTVDAVVACAGIAAPISKTMAINYFGVTEFLEALLPTLSLADQPRAAVVSSMASLQPVSPELVDAALSGDETLALSIGDQLATTPEAGFLNYSSSKRALSRWVRRESVTPAWAGAGIPLNAVAPGTVTTAMTAGLLASPEGLAQVDAAVPMPLNYHQPASSIAELLVWLTSPANTHMAGQTIYCDGGADAVLRGDDIWSWNDAPRG
- a CDS encoding MarR family winged helix-turn-helix transcriptional regulator, whose product is MTVADGVAGIHVALVRVVSEWTESDVQALVAEGVGVALDPTGIRAVYLLGLNGGAMGFGQLAERGSMSRPTTSKLVSRLEAQGIVDRVRSGRTVEVRLTDAGDQAYARLVAAGHRMVDDALDGWDAREVEQFQAQLTRFVAALSRTSTQPSHGVSTDVATPKEET
- a CDS encoding methyltransferase family protein, coding for MEATRRPADSAGTDAGTRAVMWERVYFAAQALAGAAWWVGVFTLPWVRSATLGTLDVGLLAALDIPLFVIASALVACGLRFVAWIVAPWTMLVAAGMVLYATVTATTGWGALLMVAAAAGSTAAGIVVLVGRLPSEWLLIGPFRFRPAAPTTTGALVTKAALQTLVFSGIFLIVIPGIILALELRWGLHLDFPAVLRVGGVVLFAAALALSLWSSAAMSVRGAGTPLPSEMPRRLVISGPYRFVRNPMAVGGIGQGVAIGLIAGSWLVVVYALAGSLVWNTLVRPLEEADLEERFGPEFRAYRATVSCWIPRRPAAAAESATPPRTVASGN
- a CDS encoding calcium:proton antiporter, which gives rise to MSRTELKQLIGVTDVVRVLLGWGAFAALLLLHPVLEPPVPAPVLIIALGVIIAVILVCAFGVVKQAEALAHRLGDPYGSLVLTLSIVLIEVILISAVMLGPGEHATIARDSVMAVAMIILNLVIGLALLLGGLRHRGMAHNRTGTSAYLSMLVVLVALAFGLPALIGTDGSYTTAQEIPIIILTLVLYAFFLYRQMGAQASDFTEVDPRLLQSAQRQEKAESTGGIRQVLAEHRTEVLVRLALLVVTVIPIVLLSHDMAALLDDGLGRLGAPVALAGVLIAGIVFLPESITAVRAALGGEAQRVNNLCHGALVSTVGLTIPAVLIIGMFTGQTVVLAESPANLLMLGVTLLLSVTTFAAKRVTAMHGAAHLVTFAVYLVVLFN
- a CDS encoding cytochrome b, yielding MSRESPTLDQTAPKKSPPLGGRFVGAASNYIDERTSVSGLLKELSRKVFPDHWSFMLGEIALWAFVVVFISGTFLTFFFQASMVPTHYTGAYAPMRGMEMTAAFDSALRISFDIRGGLLVRQIHHWAALVFVAGIGLHMLRVFFTGAFRKPRELNWVIGFILFILAMAEGFTGYSLPDDLLSGNGLRIIDGMIKGLPLIGTWTSFMLFGGEFPGTDIIGRLYTLHILILPMLVIALIVVHLMLMIINKHTQFAGPGRTNDNVVGYPMMPVYAAKMGGFFFIVFGVIVVLGTFFQILPFWIYGPYDPSPISAGTQPDWYIGFADGALRLAPPNWDVVMFDRTWSFGIIVPVVVMGLFIVTVAIYPFLEAWITGDKREHHIAERPRNAATRTAIGVAGMIFYAVLWAAASSDLIATHFMLTMEGVIHSLQALLLIGPLSGYFVTKRICIALQKKDREIVLHGFESGRIVRLPGGEFVEVHQPVDEYDRWKLIDVESYEPLVVRPNAKGRIPWTENVRSAVSRWFFEDRLVPLTQADIDAADAHGGHGHQEELAEGGPTAEVAGSGNAEGRQD